A single genomic interval of Cucumis sativus cultivar 9930 chromosome 5, Cucumber_9930_V3, whole genome shotgun sequence harbors:
- the LOC116403827 gene encoding uncharacterized protein LOC116403827 yields MYQDLKRVYWWRSMKREVAKFVSKYLVCQQVKAPRQKPAGKTTYTASKRAQLYLTEIVRLHGVPVSIVSDRDARFTSKFWKGLQTAMGTRLDFSTTFHPQTDGKNERLNQVLKNMLRACVLEFSGSWDSHLHLMEFAYNNSFQATIGVAQFEDLHGKCCRSPVCWNEVAPMKGVMRFEKKGKLSPRFVGPFEILERIGVVTYRLALPPSLSAVHNVFHVSMLRKYVADPSHVVDYEPLEIDENLSYVEQSVEILARQVKMLHNRGFALVKVLWQNQRVEEAT; encoded by the exons atgtatcaGGATCTGAAACGAGTGTACTGGTGGCGTAGTATGAAGAGAGAAGTGGCAAAGTTTGTTAGTAAGTACTTGGTGTGCCAGCAGGTTAAAGCACCTAGACAAAAACCAGCAG GGAAAACCACTTATACTGCTAGTAAGCGGGCACAGTTATATTTGACTGAGATTGTGAGACTGCACGGAGTGCCTGTATCGATTGTTTCTGATAGGGATGCACGTtttacttccaagttttggaagggacTTCAGACTGCTATGGGCACGAGGTTAGATTTCAGTACGACTTTCCATCCACAGACTGATGGTAAAAATGAACGTTTGAACCAAGTTTTAAAGAATATGCTACGAGCTTGTGTACTAGAGTTTTCAGGTAGTTGGGACTCTCACTTgcatttgatggagtttgcttaTAATAACAGTTTTCAGGCTACTATTGGCGTGGCGCAATTTGAGGATTTGCATGGTAAATGTTGTAGATCTCCTGTTTGTTGGAATGAG GTAGCACCTATGAAGGGTGTTATgcgttttgaaaagaaagggaagttgAGTCCTCGTTTCGTAGGACCGTTTGAGATTTTAGAGAGAATCGGTGTTGTGACATATCGTTTGGCATTGCCACCATCCCTCTCTGcagttcataatgtttttcATGTTTCGATGTTGAGAAAGTACGTGGCAGATCCATCTCATGTAGTGGATTATGAACCACTAGAGATTGATGAGAATTTGAGCTATGTAGAACAATCAGTTGAGATTCTGGCTAGACAGGTGAAGATGCTTCATAACAGAGGGTTTGCATTAGTAAAAGTATTGTGGCAAAATCAACGAGTTGAAGAGGCGACATGA